The following proteins come from a genomic window of Archocentrus centrarchus isolate MPI-CPG fArcCen1 chromosome 3, fArcCen1, whole genome shotgun sequence:
- the LOC115778181 gene encoding chymotrypsin A-like, whose translation MAFLWILSCLAFIGAAYGCGVPAIPPVITGYARIVNGEEAVPHSWPWQVSLQDYTGWHFCGGSLINEYWVVTAAHCDVSSSDRVILGEHDRSSNTENIQTMTVGRVFKHPNYNGFTINNDILLVKLATPAQLGTRVSPVCVAETTDNYPGGLKCVTTGWGLTRYNAANTPPRLQQAALPLLTNDECRNYWGSKISDVMICAGASGASSCMGDSGGPLVCQNSGVWTLVGIVSWGSGTCSTSMPGVYARVTKLRAWIDQTIAAN comes from the exons ATGGCCTTCCTGTGGATCCTCTCCTGCCTCGCCTTCATTGGCGCCGCCTACG GGTGCGGCGTTCCCGCCATCCCTCCTGTCATCACGGGCTATGCTCGGATTGTGAACGGTGAGGAGGCGGTGCCTCACTCCTGGCCCTGGCAGGTGTCCTTGCAG GACTACACCGGCTGGCACTTCTGTGGCGGTTCTCTCATCAATGAGTACTGGGTGGTGACGGCTGCTCACTGTGATGTGTC GTCCTCAGACCGTGTGATCCTCGGAGAACATGATCGTTCCTCCAACACTGAGAACATTCAGACCATGACCGTCGGCAGG GTGTTCAAGCACCCGAACTACAATGGATTCACCATCAACAACGACATCTTGCTTGTCAAGCTGGCCACCCCTGCCCAGCTGGGCACTCGTGTTTCCCCCGTGTGCGTGGCCGAGACCACAGATAACTACCCCGGAGGCCTGAAGTGTGTGACTACTGGCTGGGGTCTGACCCGCTACAACG ctgCTAACACGCCCCCCCGTCTGCAGCAGGCCGCCCTGCCCCTGCTGACCAATGATGAGTGCCGTAATTACTGGGGCAGCAAGATCAGTGATGTGATGATCTGCGCTGGAGCCTCTGGAGCCTCCTCCTGCATG ggTGACTCTGGTGGTCCTCTGGTCTGCCAGAACTCTGGAGTCTGGACTCTGGTCGGTATTGTGTCCTGGGGCAGCGGAACCTGCTCCACCTCCATGCCCGGTGTGTATGCCCGCGTCACCAAGCTGCGCGCCTGGATAGACCAGACCATTGCTGCCAACTGA
- the LOC115778182 gene encoding chymotrypsin A-like, giving the protein MAFLWILSCLAFIGAAYGCGVPAIPPVITGYARIVNGEEAVPHSWPWQVSLQDYTGWHFCGGSLINEYWVVTAAHCDVSSSDRVILGEHDRSSNTENIQTMTVGRVFKHPNYNGFTINNDILLVKLATPAQLGTRVYPVCVAETTDNYPGGLKCVTTGWGLTRYNAANTPPRLQQAALPLLTNDECRNYWGSKISDVMICAGASGVSSCMGDSGGPLVCQKSGVWTLVGIVSWGSGTCSTSTPAVYARVTKLRAWIDQTIAAN; this is encoded by the exons ATGGCCTTCCTGTGGATCCTCTCCTGCCTCGCCTTCATTGGCGCCGCCTACG GGTGCGGCGTTCCCGCCATCCCTCCTGTCATCACGGGCTATGCTCGGATTGTGAACGGTGAGGAGGCGGTGCCTCACTCCTGGCCCTGGCAGGTGTCCTTGCAG GACTACACCGGCTGGCACTTCTGTGGCGGTTCTCTCATCAATGAGTACTGGGTGGTGACGGCTGCTCACTGTGATGTGTC GTCCTCAGACCGTGTGATCCTCGGAGAACATGATCGTTCCTCCAACACTGAGAACATTCAGACCATGACCGTCGGCAGG GTGTTCAAGCACCCGAACTACAATGGATTCACCATCAACAACGACATCTTGCTCGTCAAGCTGGCCACCCCTGCCCAGCTGGGCACTCGTGTTTACCCCGTGTGCGTGGCCGAGACCACAGATAACTACCCCGGAGGCCTGAAGTGTGTGACTACTGGCTGGGGTCTGACCCGCTACAACG ctgCTAACACGCCCCCCCGTCTGCAGCAGGCCGCCCTGCCACTGCTGACCAATGACGAGTGCCGTAATTACTGGGGCAGCAAGATCAGTGATGTGATGATCTGCGCTGGAGCCTCTGGAGTCTCCTCCTGCATG ggcGACTCTGGTGGTCCTCTGGTCTGCCAGAAGTCTGGAGTCTGGACTCTGGTCGGTATTGTGTCCTGGGGCAGCGGAACCTGCTCCACCTCCACGCCAGCTGTGTATGCCCGCGTCACCAAGCTGCGCGCCTGGATAGACCAGACCATTGCTGCCAACTGA
- the LOC115778180 gene encoding chymotrypsin B-like, giving the protein MAFLWIVSCLAFISTVYGCGIPAIPPQVTGYARIVNGEEAVPHSWPWQVSLQQTNGFHFCGGSLINENWVVTAAHCNVRTYHNVIAGEHNKGFGSSENIQVLKPAKVFTHPNWNPQTINNDITLIKLATPARLGTTVSPVCLAESTDSFAPGMKCVTTGWGLTRYNAPSTPNNLQQAALPLLSNEQCKKHWGSNISDVMICAGGAGATSCMGDSGGPLVCEKDSVWTLVGIVSWGSSTCSTSTPAVYARVTELRGWVDQILASN; this is encoded by the exons ATGGCCTTCCTCTGGATCGTCTCCTGCCTCGCCTTCATCAGCACCGTCTACG GCTGCGGCATCCCTGCCATCCCCCCCCAGGTGACTGGCTATGCCCGCATCGTCAACGGTGAGGAGGCGGTGCCTCACTCCTGGCCCTGGCAGGTGTCTCTGCAG CAAACCAACGGCTTTCACTTCTGTGGAGGATCTCTGATCAACGAGAACTGGGTGGTGACTGCTGCACACTGCAACGTCAG GACCTACCACAACGTGATCGCTGGAGAGCACAATAAGGGCTTCGGCTCCAGTGAGAACATCCAGGTGCTGAAGCCTGCCAAG GTGTTCACCCACCCCAACTGGAATCCCCAAACCATCAACAATGACATCACCCTGATCAAGCTGGCCACCCCCGCTCGCCTGGGCACCACCGTGTCCCCCGTCTGCCTCGCCGAGTCCACGGACAGCTTCGCCCCCGGCATGAAATGCGTCACTACCGGCTGGGGTCTGACCCGCTACAACG CTCCCAGTACTCCCAACAACCTGCAGCAGGCAGCCCTGCCTCTGCTGTCCAACGAGCAGTGCAAGAAACACTGGGGCAGCaacatctctgatgtcatgATCTGTGCTGGTGGAGCCGGTGCCACTTCCTGCATG GGTGACTCCGGTGGACCTCTGGTCTGTGAGAAGGACAGTGTCTGGACTCTGGTTGGTATCGTGTCTTGGGGAAGCAGCACTTGCTCCACCTCCACTCCTGCCGTCTACGCCCGTGTCACCGAGCTCCGTGGGTGGGTCGACCAGATCCTCGCATCCAACTAA
- the galr1b gene encoding galanin receptor type 1b, whose translation MVPAENDSFAVADLSEFNRSSQLPTDSGPGPEAVIVPVVFGLIFVVGVVGNTLVMVVIGKVGYTAGGGGGGGAVGKRSLSPTNIFILNLSVADLSFLLFCVPFHATIYSLPEWVFGAFLCKFGHYFSTVSMLVSIFTLVAMSVDRYIAVVRSNQSASVRSPRNALAGLSVIWTMSLLCSVPVAKHQILTSHPAAPNSTFCWENWTGASKHAYKVTILVMGYLLPLLLISCCYAKVLFHLHKKMKNMSKKSERSKRKTAQTVLLVITAFTICWMPHHIIAMWVEFGTFPLNDASLAFRIVSHCLSYGNSCVNPILYAFLSENFRKACRQVFTCYFLYPPPPPEKVVRFRMENFSSTHSTTNI comes from the exons ATGGTGCCCGCGGAAAACGACTCCTTCGCTGTGGCTGACCTCTCCGAGTTCAACCGGTCGTCTCAGCTGCCAACGGACAGCGGACCCGGGCCGGAGGCGGTGATCGTGCCCGTGGTGTTTGGGCTCATTTTcgtggtgggggtggtggggaaCACTCTTGTGATGGTCGTGATAGGGAAGGTGGGGTACACCGCGGGTGGAGGAGGCGGCGGGGGAGCAGTGGGGAAGCGCTCCCTCAGCCCGACCAACATCTTCATCCTGAACCTGAGCGTGGCGGACCTCAGCTTCCTGCTCTTCTGCGTGCCCTTCCACGCCACCATTTACTCCTTGCCGGAGTGGGTGTTCGGGGCCTTTCTCTGTAAGTTCGGACACTACTTCTCTACCGTCAGCATGCTCGTCAGCATATTCACGCTCGTGGCAATGTCCGTGGACCGCTACATTGCCGTGGTGCGCTCCAACCAGTCCGCGAGCGTCCGGAGCCCAAGGAACGCACTGGCAGGGCTGTCCGTCATCTGGACAATGTCTCTGCTGTGCTCGGTGCCGGTGGCCAAGCACCAGATTCTCACCAGCCACCCGGCCGCCCCTAACAGTACCTTCTGCTGGGAGAACTGGACCGGAGCCTCCAAACACGCCTACAAGGTGACCATCCTGGTGATGGGGTACCTGCTACCACTGCttctcatcagctgctgttacGCTAAG GTTTTATTTCATCTCCATAAAAAGATGAAGAACATGTCCAAGAAGTCTGAGCGCTCCAAGAGAAAG ACGGCTCAGACGGTCCTCCTGGTCATCACCGCCTTCACCATCTGCTGGATGCCCCACCACATCATCGCCATGTGGGTGGAGTTCGGCACTTTCCCCCTGAATGATGCCTCCCTCGCTTTCCGCATCGTGTCCCACTGCCTGTCCTACGGAAACTCCTGCGTTAACCCCATCCTCTACGCCTTCCTGTCCGAGAACTTCCGCAAGGCCTGCCGCCAGGTCTTTACCTGCTACTTCCTGTACCCGCCGCCACCCCCGGAAAAAGTGGTTCGTTTTCGCATGGAGAACTTCTCCTCCACGCACTCCACCACCAACATATGA